The following nucleotide sequence is from Apium graveolens cultivar Ventura chromosome 4, ASM990537v1, whole genome shotgun sequence.
GATACTCCAGTTTGGGTCTCTTTGCCCTAAATTTTGCCCAGAAAAGTGACCATCTCCACGCTAATATAGTGACTAGTTCATTATAGTATGTCCAAGAGACTCTAAActcattttttaaaaataatataaaaaattaactCGTAGCAAGCAAGATAATGTAGGTCCATTTTCAACAATAATTTTTAAACTCactatttatatattattttataattaaaagtacattaaatttataaaaggacaaaagaagagggagagagaaagaaagtggagagattattttaatataaaatataagtTAAGAGTTAGGTAGAGACTGTTATAATTGAGCAGAAAGAAAAGACTTTTAAGGCTTGGAGCTCAAATTTTAACATAACTCtctatttttgaaattaaaaaccTATATAAATACCTTGTTGGAGATGCTCTTTATAAACTATACCAGAATCTGACCATATTCATTTAGTCCAACCATACATGATTGGTTATAAGGTGATGTGGTAACGAATATATGGATGTCAAATAGTATGTGAGGGCCAAATAGCGGACAATCCGAATGTAAGACCATTTCTAACACGAGACCAAGTCCTGCGTTGGAGAACGAGATTGAGATCTAACTATTTTTTTCAGCACTGGAGCAAGTGAAGAAGTTGGTTAGAGCATAACTTCCCGGGCCGAGCCCAACACATTGTGTTCTATATACtatgttttaaaatttatgtgtTATATTTGATTGAGTTCATTTGTTAAAGTAATATATTATAATGCAAAAAATAGGGTCAGTTAATTGTTTAGATAAACTATGCATTCGAGAAAATAAGCCTTATCTCAAATCCAGTTTTTGCCTACTTGTCATGCTAATGGGGCTCAATAAATAAAAAAAGGGACTCTCTTCGTAGGAGATGGTCTAATATGATCAAGATATTTTTCTTATAATGTACTCCTTCCGTCCCAATTTATGTGTCCTGTTTGACTTTTTGCGGTCAAATTGACCCAATTTTGACTGAAAATTGCACATAGCACATtattgaaaatatttataaaaattatatcattaaaaagtatgttcaatatatttcaatatgtattttttaatttttcagaaTAATGAAATAATAAGCTTATATTTATGATCAAAATTGAGTCAATTTGACCATCAAAAtaacagataaattgggacggcACAGAGGAGTAACATACTTTCTGATTAAACTAGTAGTAGTTTTTTGTATCATATGTTAATTTATGTAGGCTAACTGTTGAGGTTGATACTTGGAAATTGGAACTTTGGAATTAAATGGAACTTGGGCATCTGGCtataaatattcaaatattaatagCAAGTTGGTGTACGGCTTGAAGTATCCCTAGTATAATTATTTGCCGTATTATTATTTGCCACTGTGCTTCTATTTTAACACccaaaataataatattaataataataataataaaattttataagaaatataatatataaagCTCGGTGAATAGTGAATGATAGTCCAGCTGAACTGTACATGTCAAGTTTTGTGTATATTTGAAGTTGCACTTGACTATAATTTTTGGGGTgtgtttattttttttttcttcagGAGATTGTGTTTGATATGAGTTATTAGCTAAAAAAAGTAACGGACTTGCTCATTTTTTACAAATTAACCTCTAAACTCTTTTTTTCCCACAAAGCCAACTAACTTAAAAGGCATGAAGAGGTAGAATTAGTGCATGGGTGTTCTATTGATCGAGGGGCGCATCTATTTTGCACTTACTCTTCGCGGATGACTGTTATCTACTTTTCAAAGCCACACTTCAGGAAGCAAGGAGTATGAAGGATATACTGGAAAGGTATGAAAAGTTATCTGGTCAGTCAATTAACTTTACGAAGTCGGTTGTGACATTTAGTCCAAACACGAATAGACAGTGCAGACAGCAAATTTGTACTACTCTCCAGGTACAAGAGTCGGACCTACCAGGGAACTACCTAGGCCTGCCAATGTTTATAGGACGGAGGAAGAATAATGCTTTCAAATTCTTGACAGAGAGAGTAAGCCAGAAATTACAAAACTGGAGTAATAAGAAACTGTCGAAAGGAGGAAAATTGGTACTCCTTAAGACTGCAGCCCAATCAGTGCCCAACTTTTGGATGAGTTTATTTCTCATTCCAAATGAAATCTGTAATGAAATTGAGCGTCATATGAATTCATTTTGGTGGGGGTCAGGTGGGAGTGGCAAAGGAATACGATGGATGGCATGGGAGAGATTGTGTGACGGAAAGTATAATGGGGGGTTAGGATTCAGAGATCTCAAAAAGTTTAATGTTGCAATGTTGGCAAAACAAGGGTGGCGATTAATAAATGGTGACAATTCATTAGTTACGAGATTAATGAAGGCAAAATATTATCCTAATAATGAGTTTATTGATGCAACATTGGGATCAAATCCGTCTTACGTGTGGAGAAGTATTTTACAACCTCAACATGTCATAAAGCAAGGATGCAGGCGAAGAATAGGGGATGGGGAAGATACGAATATTTGGAAAGTACCGTGGTTACCTTGTCTGCAGAATGGCTATCTTACAACTAACAGCTCCTGAACTCGAAGATGTGAGAGTGGGAAATCTAATGGCGGATAGCAAGGATAGATGGGATGAGGAGGTTTTACAAGATATTTTAAATGAAAGGGATGTCGAACTGATCAAGCAAATTCCTATTTCAAAGCAGGTGAAGCAGGATTCGTGGTTTTGGGTTTTAGACCATACAGGTATTTTTACAGTAAAAAGTAGTTATAAACAATCGGTAGGGGAGCAAAACTGGCCAAAAGCGGAGTTTTGGAAGAGATTATGGTCATTAGATATTCCAGGAAAAGTCATGAATTTTATGTGGCGAGTTTGCAGGTCTGTGGTGCCAACGGCTGTTGCTTTGTCAGAAAAACGTGTGCAGATAAATACCAGATATGCGTAGTGCTTGAGTTTTGAGGAAAATATTGAGCATGTGTTATTTCACTGTTCATTTGCAAAGGAGGTATGGCTGAAGGCAGGAATTCATGAGTTGAACAACGAGCAAGCTCAAGGATCGGTTTGGGAAGTATTTACTTTTCTATTTAGCGTATGTAATCGAGAGAAGTTAGGTTTGATTGCAATGATCTGTTGGAATCTATGAAACCGACGGAATAACTGGGTGTGGAACAAAGTTACAGGATCGGCTTTTGGTGCTCATGCAGGAGCACTAAATCTGTTACACGATTGGAAGATGAGTCAGCTTGAGAAACACATTAACAAACATGCTACAAATTCGAGCCCGGAATGCTGGTTTCCACCTCCTCTAGGTTGGTTAAAAGTAAACATTGATGCAGCCATTTTTGAAGCAACAGGAAGTATGGGTATTAGCTGTGTTGTTAGGAATGAATCTGGAGATTTTGTTCGAGCGCGAATTCAGAGAATAGCAGCAACAATGCTACCGCGCGAGGCAGAAGCAATTAGTCTCAAAGAAGCTCTATCACGGACAAAGAGCTTAAGTATTAAAAAATGTGTCTTCGAAACGGATGCTAAAATGCTGGCAGATGCATGCAAAGGAGTACAGGGACGTTCATTTTTTCATACAATTGTGGTAGATTGTGTTGAGTATTTTAAGCACTTTGATAATGTGGTAGTGAATTTCATTCATAGGTCTGTGAATGGCGTAGCTCATACTCTAGCAAAGGCTGCACATTCTATGTTAGACTTCCAGGAGTGGACTGATGTTGCTCCGGATTTTATTTCTGATGTACTGATTTTCGATTCTATTTATTGAAAGCAAGTATGATTATTTCAAAAACAAACATTAAGGTATATTATGAAAAACTAGTTTTGTAGCCGTGCTGGATTGATTATCATTTttctatatatttttttgaatatttattctttatttaattaatttttaattaaattattttattttctaaataaattttatgtttttcatgaaaaattatttttttaataattacactttttgCACCTATATATTTAGTTAttaatgtattattattatatttgacATTGATAACCTAAATATAACATAcctgttataatttattttatttttttaattatttgaacTTTTTTAATCATGTCATATATTGTgtttacataattttttttatttatatatttttttcttaaacTTGTGGAGTTTGATAAAAAGAATTAAAAAGTTTTTTAAAAGTCGCATCTTGCGGCttttgtaataatattttatacTTTTTTGGTTCTAGTAATGATTTTGAAAAAACAATCTTTACACTTAATTGTTACAGTactttaataaatttttttattattattatatttctccCTAATTTTTAGGGAAATTATGAATAGTACCCTCTTTGTTTGCTTTTGTAAGTCGTACCATTTGACATTTTTGACAGTTGTactaatattattttatattttttaataacaTATAATTATAGTTTACAAAATATGTTTACGTagttgtttttattttatttatatatttttattttcttaataTTTTGGAGTTTGATAAAAAATTGTAAAGTGTTTCGTTGTTCGCATCTTGCTAATGTTTCATAATTTTTTGGTTTTAgcaataattttgaaaaaaaatactttatatttttttgtgatagtaattttaaatatattttaataactttttttttaattttgaattataatagttttttatgttattattatatttcttcctaatttttatgttttataaaatttatgtactctaattttttttaaaagataatCCGTAATTTACCTCTTTTACAAAATGAAATAAAACGCTAATATATATACCTAAatataatttcaatatttttttattttatatgataaaaattaaaatgatttctttACTAATTTTTTTAATCAAACTCACTCATTCCAAATAtttgtttttaaaaaatgatcgattttaagccaatTAACAAATTATTCGTTAATTCTtacttaaatttatttttattaagaaaaTTGTTGCTtgtattatataaataaaatatttttaatatgattttataTCGTTTTGTAATGTATGACAATAGTTTAATTTCTTAATGAATTATTTATTGTGTTTATTATACAGATTATTAAGTATTAAAATGGAATAttagaataaatgaaataaatataatatataatatattttattagatttgcattctatttgaaattataatagttttattattattattattattattattattattattattattattattattattattattatatttttcttgttgTTATATTTTATGGGATTGATGATGTACtctaaatttaattttttaaaagaaataaaatacacattatatttatacctaaatatttttttatattataagataaaaaagaaattatctattcaacaatattttaaatcaaacttgtacgtttcaattttttgtaaaaaaatgatattattaacccgattaacaaataatttcttaattgttatttatatttatttttatcaagATAATTGTTGCTtgtattattttatataatttaaaaatgtATATTTGTAGTTCAATTTCTTAATGACTTATTTATTATATTTGTTATACAATTTATTAactattataataatataatagaataaataaaataaatatattataatttgaaataaaaaatgttaaaattttattatttttagtcaaTATAATGTTATACTGCAcatgacatttctttatttttctaaaaaaactatttttaaacTTACTTACAACTGAACTATTTCATTTTTGACATTTACGAAAATAAtaatttgaatatatataaatatatagtttttatatgattttgttagatatgttgatttgtgattaatattttaatataaatatcaAGACCATACGTGttctaaaatttataatataaaaatttaatgtCAACGTTCAATATGACATATTTTTCATAACAcgttttttttataataaaatttaatttcatattaatataAACACAATGCAAAATATGTCATTTCATATgttttatatattaatttttatttatttaatttcaattACATGTGTatgtaaataatataaaattttgcTATAATATTTTCACACCTAGTATAatttttgttgttttttttaatttttaattgaatgtttatttattttaatatctaatgtattaattaattaatgtaatttatttttacattttttagGTTTTCTTAATTATAGTATAGTTTTTTGATATTTGTGTACAatttttatctaaaataatttCATATTATAAATGATTAGATTGGGTTTTATTTAACAAATTACATTATTATTATATGAGTTTATTAGGAAAACTACTTAAGAAATGAATAGTTTTTCTGTATTTTGAACTAATGTACAAAAGTGGATAGTTTTTAAATGATCTTATTAACCTGACCCTAGCCAGCCAACCTGTCTTACACTAATTATATGTAggatataatataataatataggaTATAATATAATCATGTAGTGTGACCAAAATATAAAACTAAATTAACTATAGTTATCTGGTGTGCCGTGGACATGACTAATTTAGTGTATTATTGAATTCAGTATTAATAAATtatgtttttaatattttacTTTAAGTTGTTTGTAATAAATTTATTTCCCGATTTATTAGttgtaaatatatataattattaattttatttcaagTTAAAAAATTAATTGGACATCTATACGTAATGAATATATGTTAAGTTCTTTATTATAATTTTTGATAAGTTACACACTAATATTTAACTATAAAatgatatatgtatatatgtgtttgtaacttaaaaattgaaaatattttatttaaaatttagttgtaatacaagaaagaagttatattcaTCACTataatttttgtcatattttataataaaattattataatataatttatattctattttatatcccatgtatgaaatttgtatttttttaatttcAAATATTATAATTCAAAACATATGAAAATACATTTACTATAACATAATACGTAAGAAGTTTAATTGAAAAATAATAGAGTAGCTATATTATGCCGGGATGCTACCTAAATTACATGGAATGCTACCTAAATTACATGGGATGACAGTAGTAGTAATATTTTATTTGGTAAACATAAGTAGGAAATATTGTATAAGTATTTAGAATATTgatgtaattttttattttttttgccaAAATATTGatgtaatttttaattaaataatttcatAGTAAGTTTTGGGATCTTTATCCAAGTCAACTAATGGTTAATTTGTGACAAACTTGAATcaaaatttttataatataacAAATTTTATTGGGATTGCGTGTGAGAAAAAGAGTTGATATAGGCTAATTTGCAAAAAATTCACAAGTTAAGATTACTTTTTCTCCATCTCCAACGTGATCCAAAAATCTAAATTTGGATGATCAACTATAATATTGTGGTCCAAATATTTGTTTCAAATTactttttacatataataatatataaatatcatattaagtAATTTTACCTTAAATTTATCgtttaatcattattaacaatttatataatattttataaattaattaaatcaaaaaaaattaatacacatacaaatattaaaattgtgcacTTAATTCACCAAAACCATCTTCATTATAATAATTAACATACAAAATTTTATTGATACACACTAATTTTTTGAATTAGTATATTCTTCCAACAAATGCTAACAAATGCTCAATTAATGTATCTCTAAGTGCATTATGTGcctatttattttttatttttctaaagcGGTTCAGGAATTATTGTGTTAagtctcacacactgtagaagggggttgaatacagtgtttatcacaatcaaatcgaatataagaacacaagtaatagaaaacagattttattcaacacaataaactatCTTCATAAA
It contains:
- the LOC141718877 gene encoding putative mitochondrial protein AtMg00310 — encoded protein: MKDILERYEKLSGQSINFTKSVVTFSPNTNRQCRQQICTTLQVQESDLPGNYLGLPMFIGRRKNNAFKFLTERVSQKLQNWSNKKLSKGGKLVLLKTAAQSVPNFWMSLFLIPNEICNEIERHMNSFWWGSGGSGKGIRWMAWERLCDGKYNGGLGFRDLKKFNVAMLAKQGWRLINGDNSLVTRLMKAKYYPNNEFIDATLGSNPSYVWRSILQPQHVIKQGCRRRIGDGEDTNIWKVPWLPCLQNGYLTTNSS